Proteins encoded by one window of Arachis hypogaea cultivar Tifrunner chromosome 1, arahy.Tifrunner.gnm2.J5K5, whole genome shotgun sequence:
- the LOC140175386 gene encoding uncharacterized protein, translated as MRLSQGENNNIQELRNFTEWLLKIGDGLAGDTIDGESIVHIPSDILIENSEIALDDLIDFVYPDMLSNLSVENYFKDRAIIAPTLDCVTDVNNKMTAGLPGQERVYLSSDSVCAEEGNMEFELDAFSPEILNGMNCSGLPLHKLV; from the coding sequence ATGAGATTGTCACAAGGTGAAAACAACAACATACAAGAACTCAGAAATTTTAcagaatggctactcaaaattggTGATGGTTTGGCTGGCGATACAATAGATGGTGAATCGATCGTTCATATACCATCTGACATTTTGATTGAGAACTCTGAGATAGCTTTAGATGACCTTATTGATTTCGTGTATCCAGATATGTTATCCAATTTATCCGTTGAAAATTATTTCAAGGATAGAGCAATTATTGCACCAACTTTGGATTGTGTCACTGATGTCAACAACAAGATGACTGCAGGATTACCTGGACAAGAAAGAGTCTACTTAAGTTCAGACTCTGTGTGTGCTGAAGAGGGAAATATGGAATTTGAGTTAGATGCTTTCTCGCCGGAGATTCTAAATGGAATGAATTGTTCAGGTCTACCACTACACAAGTTGGTTTAG
- the LOC112790906 gene encoding cytochrome P450 71D10 has translation MEFILHYLSSNSTLSFFLFLFTAVFIIFSRSKPKPQNSKLPPGPSKLPFIGNIHQLSSMPHRGLTKLSQEYGPLMHIKLGSLSTIVVSSPEMAKEVMRTHDIIFANRPHNLAIDVITYGSKGMSFSPYGSYWRQMRKICTFELLTPKRVESFRLIREQEASNLVKDLSSNHGSIINFSKVIYSVSYGLTSRVAFGEKSTDQEAFIQVMKDVLKVVSGFSLADLYPSIGVLSVVTGLRSKAERIHQEVDRILEKIVRNHKERKEMNEKSTEDIVDVLLKLQKHSNLEHPLSDNVIKATILDIFAAGSGTSAKTLEWSMSELIKNPSVMERAQAEVRRVFDSRGCVDEANLHELHYLKSVIKETLRLHAPVPLLLPRECSERCEINGYEIPAKSRVVVNAWGIGRDPRYWKEVEKFDPERFIDGSVDFKGADFEFIPFGAGRRICPGITFGVASVELILANLLFHFDWKLPNGEKHEDLDMSESFGLSIRRKHDLYLIPSAYHYSSN, from the exons ATGGAGTTTATTCTCCACTATCTTTCTTCAAATTCAACCTtgtccttctttcttttcttgttcacgGCAGTGTTTATCATATTTTCAAGATCAAAACCGAAGccacaaaactcaaaattgccACCAGGACCATCTAAACTACCCTTCATAGGAAACATACACCAACTTAGTTCTATGCCTCACCGTGGCCTAACAAAATTATCACAAGAATATGGCCCTCTTATGCACATAAAACTAGGCTCACTCTCAACCATAGTTGTTTCTTCACCTGAAATGGCCAAAGAAGTTATGAGAACTCATGACATAATATTTGCAAATAGGCCTCACAATCTAGCTATTGATGTTATAACATATGGTTCTAAGGGAATGAGTTTTTCACCTTATGGAAGCTATTGGAGGCAGATGAGGAAGATTTGTACTTTTGAGCTATTAACACCGAAGCGAGTCGAATCGTTTCGATTAATCAGGGAACAAGAAGCATCGAATCTTGTTAAGGATTTAAGTTCCAATCATGGGTCTATCATTAATTTCAGCAAAGTTATATATTCTGTGTCATATGGATTAACATCAAGAGTGGCCTTTGGGGAAAAGTCAACGGATCAAGAAGCGTTCATACAAGTTATGAAGGATGTGTTGAAAGTTGTTTCTGGTTTCTCTTTGGCTGATTTGTATCCTTCAATTGGAGTGCTTAGTGTTGTGACAGGGTTAAGATCAAAAGCAGAGAGGATTCATCAAGAAGTGGATAGGATCCTTGAGAAGATTGTGAGAAATCACAAGGAAAGAAAGGAAATGAATGAAAAGTCAACGGAGGATATTGTTGATGTCTTATTAAAGCTTCAGAAGCATAGCAACCTTGAGCACCCTCTATCTGACAATGTTATCAAAGCAACAATTTTG GACATCTTTGCTGCCGGAAGCGGCACCTCAGCGAAAACATTAGAGTGGTCGATGTCAGAACTTATCAAGAACCCAAGCGTGATGGAAAGAGCACAAGCTGAGGTAAGAAGAGTCTTTGATTCAAGAGGGTGTGTCGACGAAGCCAACCTCCATGAACTCCACTACTTAAAATCAGTAATCAAAGAAACACTACGCCTCCATGCTCCTGTTCCTTTATTACTTCCAAGAGAATGCAGTGAGAGATGTGAAATCAACGGTTATGAAATCCCGGCTAAGAGCAGGGTCGTTGTTAATGCTTGGGGAATTGGGAGGGACCCAAGATACTGGAAGGAAGTTGAGAAGTTTGATCCAGAAAGGTTCATTGATGGTTCTGTTGATTTCAAAGGTGCAGATTTTGAGTTCATTCCATTTGGTGCTGGGAGAAGGATTTGTCCTGGAATCACATTTGGGGTTGCTAGTGTTGAACTCATACTTGCAAATTTGCTTTTTCATTTTGATTGGAAGCTTCCAAATGGCGAGAAGCATGAAGATCTTGACATGTCTGAATCATTTGGATTGTCCATCAGAAGAAAACATGATTTGTACTTGATTCCTTCTGCGTATCATTACTCTTCTAATTAG